GCAGCTTAGTGATCAATTGCCGCTGATTCGCGAAATTTTTGCGCTGCAGCTCCTGCAAGGGCGGTTTCTTCACTATTCTCCGGATCAGCTTGCGGGCATGCTGCGCAGGTATGATGTGCCTGCCGAGCGAGAGAGCAGTGTGATCGTGATTGCCTTCGATTTGCAAACAGATGGTGGGGTACGCTTTCAGGAGAAGGATCGGGATTTAATCGTCTTCGCGGTGAAGAACATCGTCAGTGAACTGCTGCAAGCGCAGGAAATGGAAGGCATCGTCATCAATCTGCTGAACGATCAGGTTGCTGTCTGGCTATTCTGTGATCCGATGCAGACGGAAGAGGGAGATTCGAGCATTAAACTTTTCTCCGAAAGATTGCGGGTGCTTGTATCCGATTACCTAAGATTATCGGTGACGATTGGTCTAAGCGGACAAAGCGAGAGGATTGGCGAAGTGCCTGAATTATACGAGGAAGCGCTGCTCGCTGTCCGTTCCCGCATGATCGTTGGGGGGAATCAAGTGATCGCCCATACCGGCGGCAGCGGCCATTCAGAGATCCATTATCGTTATCCACTGGAAATCGAAACGCATTTCGAGAATTCCTTGCAGCTTGGCGACCGGGAAGAAGCAGAACGGATGATGGATGAATTTGCCAAATCGATGGAGGAGGCGATTCACAAGCCGGAGTTGATTCAAATGTCATACTATCGTCTGCTCACGGCAGCTATTCGCACCGCTTACCTGTTGGGGCTTGATACGAATCAACTGTTCGGGGAAGAGAGTTCAGATCCTTATCTGCATATCCGCAAAATCAGCACCATTCTAGAATTAAACAGTTGGTTCAAAGCTTGCTTGGTTGAACCCATTGTGGCCTTCGTACATGGCAAACAGCATCAGGAACATGAACAGTTGATCCAGAAAGTGGTCCGCTACATCGAGGAAAACTATCACTTTGATCTGTCGCTTGACCAATGTGCGCAAATTTGCGGCTTGAGTCCGCACTATTTGAGCAAGCTGTTCAAAAAGAACATGGACGTCTCTTTTATTGAGTACTTGACGAAGACGCGTATTGATCAATCCATTGCGCTGCTGAATACGACTGATTTGTCGGTTTCCGATGTCGCGGAGCGAGTGGGTTACCAGACGAAGAATTTCATTCGTGTATTCAAAAAGCATATCGGTGTTACCCCAGGCCAGTATCGGGGAGCAGACAGCGAAAACTAGGATGCACAATTATTGTTCCAACCCTGATCTAGAGGCAAAAAAAGTGACAAATAGCATGAGGAGCCCCGCTGCTGCGGGGTTCCTCTTTTTTTGCCTGGGCGCAGAATGCGGTTAAGAATTGGTCATTGTCCGCATGGCTTGTGGTCATGTACGATCGTTTCAGGCAAGAAGGCGAGATGCAAACGACATAACGAGAGGTGATGACATTGTCGCATAGTCAATTGGAACGGCTTCAAGAAGCGCTGCCAGCTGGACGGAGCGAAGGCGCGCATCCCAAGAAATCTTGGGTGCAGGAATGGCAGGTCGCATTGAAGCGAGACAAATATTTATATGTAATGGCTGCGCCGGGACTTTTATTTTTCCTTATTTTTAAATATGTCCCGCTGTGGGGGTTACTGCTGGCTTTTCAGAATTTTTCTCCCTATTTGGGCTTTTGGGATAGCGAATGGGTGGGATTCAAGTATTTTGCAGAGTTTTTTGACAATCCGGATTTCATGCTGCTGTTCCGCAATACGATGGCGATCAGCCTGCTGAATATCGTCTTCTTCTTCCCAATTCCGATCGTGGTGGCTCTGCTGCTGAATGAAGTGAGGAAGCTGGCTTTCAAAAAATTCATTCAAACGGTCATTTATTTGCCGCATTTCTTGTCATGGGTCATTATCGTCGGAATTTGTTTCCTGATTCTTGGAGAAGGCAGCGGCGTTGTCAATCAATTGATCGTGGAATTTGGCGGGCAAAAAATTCAATTCCTGACGGAGCCGAATTTATTCTGGGCGATGCTGACGGCGCAGAGCATATGGAAGGAAGCGGGCTGGGGCACGATTATTTTCCTGGCAGCGCTTGCGGGCATCAACTCGGAGCTGTATGAAGCGGCGCAGATTGATGGGGCTACCAGATGGCAGCAAATGAGGAATGTAACGATTCCCGGCATCAAAAGCACAATTATTGTGCTGCTCATCTTACGTTTGGGACAAGTAATGGACGTAGGGTTTGAGCAAATTTATTTGATGGCAAGCGGACCGGTTGCTCAAGTTGCAGACGTATTTGATACGTATGTGTACCGTGTTGGTATTCAACAAGGACGTTTCAGTTACGCGACAGTCGCAGGACTTTTCAAATCAGTTGTAGGGCTTATTCTGGTCGTCTCAGCGAACCGTCTAGCCAAGAAATTCGGAGAGGAGGGACTTTACTAAGATGGATAAAAGCATGGGAGCCAAAATTTTTAATGCGCTGAACTATACCGTATTGACGATAGTCGGGCTGGTAACGCTGCTGCCTTTTATATATGTCGTTATCATTTCATTTGCCGATCCTACCGAATATTTGACGAAGTCGCTAGTCCTGATTCCAGAGAAATGGAGCTTGTCAGCGTACGAGTACATCTTCTCAACGAATGCCTTCGTTCACGCTATGGGGGTCAGCGGATTTCTGGCGGTGTTCGGCACCTTGGTAAGTTTAATTGTAACCAGTGCATTGGCGTACGTACTATCACGCAAACGCTTAAAAGGGAAAAAGTTTTTCCTTGTCGCGATCCTTATGACGATGCTCTTTAATCCGGGGATGATACCGAACTACCTGCTCGTAGACAGCTTGGGGTTAATGGATTCCATTTGGGCGCTGATTTTGCCGGCTTTGACTAGTGCATGGTACGTCTTTTTGATGAAAAACTTTTATCAGGAAATCCCGGACGAATTGGAGGAAGCAGCCAAAATGGATGGTTGCTCGGATATCGGCGTGTTCTTTCGCATCATGCTGCCAATTTCAGTTTCGGCGCTTGCCGCCTTCGGTTTATTTTACGCAGTAGCGTACTGGAATACGTACTTCAGCGGAGTGCTTTACATCAATCGTGACAGTTTGCGTCCGCTGCAGGTGCTGCTCCAAATGCTGCTGATCTCAGCTTCACAAATGGCCGATCCTTCCATGGCTGCGATGTTGGAGAGTGAACGAACCGTTCCGCCGCAAGTCATCAAAATGGCTGCTGTCGTCCTTTCCTCCTTACCGATCGTAATGGTATATCCGTTTTTGCAAAAATATTTTGTCAAAGGCATGATGGTTGGCTCTGTGAAAGGATAATGGCTTCCGCTTTGAAAGGGGTGAGGCGGGTTCGAGATGACCGTGCGACAGGACGTTTGATTTGATAGTATAGTAATCATATAACGGGAGGTCTTTACATGAAACCAATGGTTAAAAAAATGGCTGTCATCTTAACAGCAGCAGGACTGGTCGCTTCCTTGGCGGCTTGCAGCAAAGGAACGAATGAAGGACAAACGAAAGCTGGCACAGCAAGCAGCAAACCGGCAGCGCCAACGAACATCTCGATTACGACACTAGCTTTCGCCGCGGCACCAACGGGAGAGCTGGAAGCTGTCAAAAAGCTGAATGAGAAACTGAATGTCAATCTGAACCTGAGCTGGATTCCATCCGCTCAAATTTCGGAGAAATTAAATGCGCTGCTCGCATCCCGCGACTTGCCGGATGTCCTTTTTGTGGAAGATTTCAATGCAACGCCTGCGTTCCTGAATGCGATTGATCAAGGTGCTTTCTGGGAATTGAGTTCTTATATTAAAAACTACCCGAATTTGGCCAAATATCCGGAAAACGTCTACAAGAACGCTTCATTGAAAGGCAAACTGTACTCGCTTCCACGTGTTCGGCCGCTGGACGGCCATGAATCACTGCTGATCCGCAAAGACTGGCTGGATAAGCTTGGTTTGCAGCAGCCCAAAACGATGGATGAGCTGTACACAGTTCTCGAGGCATTCGCCAAAAAAGATCCGGATGGCAATGGCAAAGCCGATACCTACGGCGCTGTTATGCCTGGTTCTCCCGGGCCTTCCAGCTATGTGCTCTCCATGTTTGGAACGGGAACGAAGTGGAAGGATGAGAACGGCAGCTTAGTCCCTTACTGGTGGACGTCCCAAGCCAAAGACGCGTTGACATTCTGGAATAAAACATACAAAGCAGGAGGCATTCTACCTGATTTCCCTGTTCTAAAAACAGCGCAAATCAAAGATATGCTCGTGCAGGGGAAAGCAGGCGTGGCAATTGCAAATGTCATTGATGCTTACAAATACAACGTGGAACTGCAAAAAGTAAATCCACAGGCTAATCTTATTGCTGTTGAAATGCCAAAAGCGGCAGATGGCAAAGCTTACTATGAGCAAGCCAGCGGCTATTACGGACAATTCTTAATCAATAAAAAATCCGTGGACGAGGCGAAACTTAAGAAAATTCTTGAAGTTTACGACTATACGGCATCCGTTGAAGGATACAACTTGGCTGCTTATGGCATCAATGATGTTGACTACAAAGTGAAGCCGGACGGAAGTGTTGAGCAAACGGAAGAAGGCAAGAAAAAAGGCTATTCGGGCGATACGACAGGACAATGGGTAACCGGATACTTCGATAAGTATTCCAGAGCCAAAATTTCCGGCATTCCAACTGACGTGCTTGAACAAAACAAAAAAGTTATCGATACGATCAGTTCCATTCCAGATCCGACTTACGGCTTGATGAAATCTGCAGCATTCAAAGAAAAAGGCGCTGACTGGGATAAGAAGCTGAATGATATGATCGTGAACGTCATCATTGGGAAAAACTCCCTTGAGGACTGGGACAAATTCGTGAAACAATTTAAAGATGATACAAGCTTCCAACAGCATATTAAAGAAACTAACGACTTCTACAAAGAGAAAGCGAAATAAGAGAGTCGACAACCATTCAAACCCGATCGTGCCGTAATTTAGGCGTTGTCGGGTTTTCTCTTAGGGAGGAGAACTACGATGCAATCAACACAGCATTTGATACCAACAGCCAGACAGCTTGCTTTCCAGGATTGGGAGTTCGGACTGTTCCTGCACTTCGGTTTGCGGACTTTCTATGAGGGCTACCACGACTTCGATGAAAGAAAGATGGAGCCCTCGACCTTTCTTCCTTCACAGCTGGATTGTGAACAGTGGATTAGAACGGCCAAAGAGGCCGGTATGAATTATGCGGTACTAACCGCCAAACATCACGATGGTTTTTCGAATTGGCCGACGCGTTACTCGACATTCTCCGTAGCGGGTTCTCCGTGGAAAGAAGGGAAAGGCGATGTGGTTCGCGAATTCGTCGACGCTTGCCGGAAGTACGATATGAAGCCAGGGCTCTATTATTCGCCATTCGATGGCTCGGCCAATTTCTACAATCAGGACGCTAAAGCGTACGACGATTACTTCGTTAATCAGATTACAGAATTGTTGTCAGCGTACGGCGAGATCGACATTCTGTGGTTTGACGGCTGCGGTTCCGAAGAACATGAGTATGATTGGAAACGAATCATTGGTGAAATCCGCCGGCTGCAGCCTGGCATTCTCATTTTTAACATGGGAGACCCGGACTTTCGTTGGGTAGGCAATGAGGATGGCATCGCTCCGATACCTTGCTGGAATGTTGCTGATTCCACGGAGTTTTCGATTTTAACGGAAAAATTGGAGCAGTTGGAAGGCCAATTGTGGCTGCCTGCAGAGTGTGATGTTCAGCTGCGAGCCAATTGGTTTTATAGCGACAACGATGAGCATCTGATCAAAAGCAAAGATGAGCTGATGGGTCTATACGAGCTGTCTATCGGCAGGGGCGCTAACCTGCTGCTGAATATCGGACCTGACCGTGAAGGGAGACTTCCAGCTAAGGATATCGCGCGTTTGCTGGAGTTCGGTGCGGAAATTCGCAGCCAATTTGGCAGCCCAATCGCTACGCTTGAAGCGTGCGTGAGAGAGAATGACACATGGATTTATGAGCCGCAGGAGTCCCATCTGCTGGACTGCATTATCTTACAAGAGGATTTGTCGAACGGAGAGCATATCCGCCATTTTAAAATTACCATTATCAGTCATAAATCGAAGCGCCCCGTAACCCTCTATGAAGGTCAAAACATCGGACATAAGGCGATTATACGAATTCCAGCTGTTCAAGTAAGCGGCGTCCATATTGAAATTACCCAGCGGGATGGGGAAGTTTCACTACGCAATCTCAGCTTTCACCACACAGCCAAAAAGGGCGGTTGATTCTCATGTGCGCGCAAGATTTGAAACTATGGTACAAACAGCCTGCTGACGCTTGGGTGCAAGCACTTCCTGTTGGGAATGGACGGCTGGGCGCTATGGTATTCGGCAGGATTAAGGAAGAGCGGATGCAACTCAATGAAGATTCCCTATGGTATGGGGGACCTAAGACGAGAGAGCAGCCTGATGCGCACAAACATCTGGAAGAAATTCGTCGCTTGATGTTCGAAGGCCGCCCGCAAGATGCGGAATATTTGGCACGGATGGCGTTGACGGCGGCGCCCAAGTATTTGGCTCCTTATCAAACACTGGGGGATATCCACCTGTATTTTCGCGATATGGATGGAGACGTCCATGATTATGTGCGGGAACTGGATTTGGCGTCGGGCATTATCAAAGTGTCCTATAGATTGGGAGAAACAAAGTATCAAAGGGAAACTATGGTCAGCACGGTTGATCATGTGCTTGTTGTTAGGCTTACGTCAGATCGGCCTGGAGCACTTAGCTTCGCGGCTAATCTGAGTCGTCGTCCTTTCGAGGGAACGACAGGGCGAAAGGGTGCTGACAGCATCCAGATGAACGGTCAAAGCGGGCCTGATGGCGTCCGCTATTCAGCCCTGCTGCATGCTGCAGCAGAGGGCGGCGCGGTACGAATCATCGGTGATTACCTCTCTGTGGAGTCTGCTGATTGCGTAACCTTGTATGTGGCAGCGGCGACAACGTTTCGTTATGAAGATCCGCTTGCGATATGCTGTACACGTGTTGAAGCGGCTGCTGCCAAGGGGTTTGAGGCGATTCGCGAAGCGCAT
Above is a genomic segment from Paenibacillus sp. HWE-109 containing:
- a CDS encoding ABC transporter permease; the protein is MTLSHSQLERLQEALPAGRSEGAHPKKSWVQEWQVALKRDKYLYVMAAPGLLFFLIFKYVPLWGLLLAFQNFSPYLGFWDSEWVGFKYFAEFFDNPDFMLLFRNTMAISLLNIVFFFPIPIVVALLLNEVRKLAFKKFIQTVIYLPHFLSWVIIVGICFLILGEGSGVVNQLIVEFGGQKIQFLTEPNLFWAMLTAQSIWKEAGWGTIIFLAALAGINSELYEAAQIDGATRWQQMRNVTIPGIKSTIIVLLILRLGQVMDVGFEQIYLMASGPVAQVADVFDTYVYRVGIQQGRFSYATVAGLFKSVVGLILVVSANRLAKKFGEEGLY
- a CDS encoding AraC family transcriptional regulator is translated as MVTLALFVAIIPVLVVGIGSYLYSASAVQSEVNQSNVRILNNVSSTIDSTLDRIQNNGIQMLLGTFFSSNLTELKNTNYSGLYSGIARELSALMSSNKEAGDVAIYVPDEGYLTSPIYGGRKIESQPERDALQKELSSEDQLKWVIGPYPALPGYNVNGVTLIAKAPLLAKQPIGLLFIRIDEAQFQNIMNRFISYDGEQMFILDAKGQLVTSTGSDEVPQGLFDLVAQKGSEQRFAFAYNETDYMVTSITSSYNKWQYINMVPIKQLNAKSNGIATITLIIVAVCLVFGALFALWGTRRVYRPIQNLVAHVKGGQADDAEADEVGFMHKRWAELSSTANDLQQQLSDQLPLIREIFALQLLQGRFLHYSPDQLAGMLRRYDVPAERESSVIVIAFDLQTDGGVRFQEKDRDLIVFAVKNIVSELLQAQEMEGIVINLLNDQVAVWLFCDPMQTEEGDSSIKLFSERLRVLVSDYLRLSVTIGLSGQSERIGEVPELYEEALLAVRSRMIVGGNQVIAHTGGSGHSEIHYRYPLEIETHFENSLQLGDREEAERMMDEFAKSMEEAIHKPELIQMSYYRLLTAAIRTAYLLGLDTNQLFGEESSDPYLHIRKISTILELNSWFKACLVEPIVAFVHGKQHQEHEQLIQKVVRYIEENYHFDLSLDQCAQICGLSPHYLSKLFKKNMDVSFIEYLTKTRIDQSIALLNTTDLSVSDVAERVGYQTKNFIRVFKKHIGVTPGQYRGADSEN
- a CDS encoding carbohydrate ABC transporter permease; translated protein: MDKSMGAKIFNALNYTVLTIVGLVTLLPFIYVVIISFADPTEYLTKSLVLIPEKWSLSAYEYIFSTNAFVHAMGVSGFLAVFGTLVSLIVTSALAYVLSRKRLKGKKFFLVAILMTMLFNPGMIPNYLLVDSLGLMDSIWALILPALTSAWYVFLMKNFYQEIPDELEEAAKMDGCSDIGVFFRIMLPISVSALAAFGLFYAVAYWNTYFSGVLYINRDSLRPLQVLLQMLLISASQMADPSMAAMLESERTVPPQVIKMAAVVLSSLPIVMVYPFLQKYFVKGMMVGSVKG
- a CDS encoding alpha-L-fucosidase; amino-acid sequence: MQSTQHLIPTARQLAFQDWEFGLFLHFGLRTFYEGYHDFDERKMEPSTFLPSQLDCEQWIRTAKEAGMNYAVLTAKHHDGFSNWPTRYSTFSVAGSPWKEGKGDVVREFVDACRKYDMKPGLYYSPFDGSANFYNQDAKAYDDYFVNQITELLSAYGEIDILWFDGCGSEEHEYDWKRIIGEIRRLQPGILIFNMGDPDFRWVGNEDGIAPIPCWNVADSTEFSILTEKLEQLEGQLWLPAECDVQLRANWFYSDNDEHLIKSKDELMGLYELSIGRGANLLLNIGPDREGRLPAKDIARLLEFGAEIRSQFGSPIATLEACVRENDTWIYEPQESHLLDCIILQEDLSNGEHIRHFKITIISHKSKRPVTLYEGQNIGHKAIIRIPAVQVSGVHIEITQRDGEVSLRNLSFHHTAKKGG
- a CDS encoding ABC transporter substrate-binding protein; this translates as MKPMVKKMAVILTAAGLVASLAACSKGTNEGQTKAGTASSKPAAPTNISITTLAFAAAPTGELEAVKKLNEKLNVNLNLSWIPSAQISEKLNALLASRDLPDVLFVEDFNATPAFLNAIDQGAFWELSSYIKNYPNLAKYPENVYKNASLKGKLYSLPRVRPLDGHESLLIRKDWLDKLGLQQPKTMDELYTVLEAFAKKDPDGNGKADTYGAVMPGSPGPSSYVLSMFGTGTKWKDENGSLVPYWWTSQAKDALTFWNKTYKAGGILPDFPVLKTAQIKDMLVQGKAGVAIANVIDAYKYNVELQKVNPQANLIAVEMPKAADGKAYYEQASGYYGQFLINKKSVDEAKLKKILEVYDYTASVEGYNLAAYGINDVDYKVKPDGSVEQTEEGKKKGYSGDTTGQWVTGYFDKYSRAKISGIPTDVLEQNKKVIDTISSIPDPTYGLMKSAAFKEKGADWDKKLNDMIVNVIIGKNSLEDWDKFVKQFKDDTSFQQHIKETNDFYKEKAK